One window of the Suricata suricatta isolate VVHF042 chromosome 7, meerkat_22Aug2017_6uvM2_HiC, whole genome shotgun sequence genome contains the following:
- the LOC115296674 gene encoding E3 ubiquitin-protein ligase TRIM39 has translation MAETSLIEAGASAASTAAALENLQVEASCSVCLEYLKEPVIIECGHNFCKACITRWWEDLERDFPCPVCRKTSRYRSLRPNRQLGSMVEIAKQLQAVKRKIRDESLCPQHHEALSLFCYEDQEAVCLICAISHTHRAHTVVPLDDATQEYKEKLQKCLEPLEQKLQEITRCKSSEEKKPGELKRLVECRRQQILKEFEELHRRLDEEQQMLLSRLEEEEQDILQRLRENAAHLGDKRRDLAHLAAEVEGKCLQSGFEMLKDVKSTLEKCEKVKTMEVTSVSIELEKNFSNFPRQYFALRKILKQLIADVTLDPETAHPNLVLSEDRKSVKFVETRLRDLPDTPRRFTFYPCVLATEGFTSGRHYWEVEVGDKTHWAVGVCRDSVSRKGELTPLPETGYWRVRLWNGDKYAATTTPFTPLHIKVKPKRVGIFLDYEAGTLSFYNVTDRSHIYTFTDTFTEKLWPLFYPGIRAGRKNAAPLTIRPPTDWE, from the exons ATGGCAGAGACAAGTCTGATAGAGGCTGGAGCCTCTGCAGCCTCCACAGCTGCAGCTCTGGAGAACTTACAGGTGGAGGCGAGTTGCTCTGTCTGCCTGGAGTATCTGAAGGAGCCTGTCATCATTGAGTGTGGGCACAACTTCTGCAAAGCTTGCATCACCCGCTGGTGGGAGGATCTAGAGAGGGACTTCCCTTGTCCTGTTTGTCGAAAAACATCTCGCTACCGCAGTCTCCGGCCTAATCGACAGCTCGGCAGCATGGTGGAAATTGCCAAACAGCTCCAGGCTGTCAAGCGGAAGATCCGAGATGAGAGCCTCTGCCCCCAGCACCATGAGGCCCTCAGCCTCTTCTGCTATGAGGACCAGGAGGCTGTATGTTTGATATGTGCAATTTCCCACACCCACCGGGCCCACACCGTCGTGCCACTGGATGATGCCACACAGGAGTACAAG GAAAAACTGCAGAAGTGCCTGGAGCCCCTGGAGCAGAAATTGCAGGAAATCACCCGCTGCAAATCCTCTGAGGAGAAGAAGCCTGGAGAGCTCAAG aGACTAGTGGAGTGTCGCCGACAACAGATCTTAAAGGAATTTGAAGAGCTTCATAGGCGGCTGGATGAAGAACAGCAGATGTTGCTTTCacgcctggaggaggaggaacaggacaTTCTACAGCGCCTCCGAGAAAATGCTGCTCACCTTGGAGACAAGCGCCGGGACCTGGCCCACTTGGCTGCTGAGGTGGAGGGCAAGTGCTTACAGTCAGGCTTCGAGATGCTTAAG GATGTCAAAAGTACCCTGGAAAA ATGTGAGAAGGTGAAGACCATGGAGGTGACTTCAGTGTCCATAGAGCTGGAAAAGAACTTCAGCAATTTCCCCCGACAGTACTTTGCCTTAAGGAAAATCCTTAAACAGCTAATTG CGGATGTGACCCTGGACCCAGAGACTGCTCACCCTAACCTAGTCCTGTCGGAAGATCGTAAGAGCGTCAAGTTTGTGGAAACAAGACTCCGGGATCTCCCTGACACACCACGGCGATTCACCTTCTATCCTTGTGTCCTGGCTACTGAGGGCTTCACCTCAGGCCGACACTactgggaggtggaggtgggtgaTAAGACCCACTGGGCTGTGGGTGTGTGCCGGGACTCTGTCAGCCGAAAGGGCGAGCTGACTCCACTCCCTGAGACTGGCTACTGGCGGGTGAGGCTGTGGAACGGAGACAAATATGCAGCCACCACCACGCCTTTTACCCCTTTGCACATCAAGGTGAAACCCAAACGGGTGGGCATATTCCTAGATTATGAGGCCGGCACACTGTCTTTTTACAATGTCACAGACCGCTCTCATATCTACACCTTTACTGATACTTTTACTGAGAAACTTTGGCCACTCTTCTATCCAGGCATCCGTGCTGGTCGGAAAAATGCTGCACCACTTACAATCAGGCCCCCAACAGATTGGGAGTGA